A single Plasmodium malariae genome assembly, contig: PmUG01_00_13, whole genome shotgun sequence DNA region contains:
- the PmUG01_00029000 gene encoding fam-l protein, with protein MEQKVKVLLFIKIASIVLLTWICHFHYSDFNRYLDENHKCQIMLLQGTYRLLAKYEQYKDSCTVSLRIDLPNDEMSKKKYIFNNEKKNSEKIKQANGNSLYNARDIQQAMENKSCIYETKKYSYLEKKIFKELDFLDFLKKNKTISNKIYRKIIRKKCGLRIAFPLIFFMLLSIVPLLDCSLSTQNSAWFFDLLGLDKLDKLKSALSSLYTYLEWTKKTSTAISADKYGDFVLMKLFDFILYVIPFFILGLIFILIILYYHKKVKKYEKVKFRKR; from the exons ATGGAGCAAAAAGTTAAGGTActgttatttattaaaattgctTCAATTGTCCTTTTAACTTGGATATGTCATTTTCAT tATAGTGATTTTAATAGATATTTAGATGAAAACCACAAATGTCAAATAATGTTACTTCAAGGAACTTATCGTTTACTGGCGAAATATGAACAGTATAAGGATTCATGTACTGTAAGTTTAAGAATAGACTTACCAAATGATGAAatgagcaaaaaaaaatatatatttaataatgaaaaaaaaaactcagaaaaaataaaacaagcAAATGGAAATTCACTATATAATGCAAGAGATATCCAACAAGCTATGGAAAATAAATCCTGTAtatatgaaacaaaaaagtattcttatttagaaaaaaaaatattcaaggAACTTGATTTTTtggattttcttaaaaaaaacaagacaATTAGCAATAAGatttacagaaaaataatacgTAAAAAGTGCGGATTACGAATTGCTTTtcctttaatatttttcatgttGTTATCTATCGTACCATTATTAGACTGTTCATTAAGTACGCAAAATAGTGCGTGGTTTTTTGATCTATTAGGGTTGGATAAATTGGATAAATTGAAGTCTGCACTTAGTTCGTTGTATACCTATTTAGAATGGACAAAGAAAACTAGTACTGCGATTAGTGCGGATAAATATGGAGATTTTgtattaatgaaattatttgactttatattatatgtcataccattttttatattgggtttaatattcatattaattATCCTTTACTACCATAAGAAAGTTAAAAAGtatgaaaaagtaaaattcaGAAAACGGTAA
- the PmUG01_00028800 gene encoding Plasmodium exported protein, unknown function encodes MMIQANKLFFFIKFCSFSLLIRTYQNSYKTNIYGITYIKKIDLNNSLYVRVDRLLHGEKCLHPPNGRIPLKKMSSKNFKVSSDTSNNNNYEGRHRKLKKKSSKKEKNVSASIIKPKKGLDDTYSIKMVKAFDNEYKEVNNLMCKFAQKFPRHIHVIIVFICFSIVALVVVMLISKGDIKDLHATLSFPIFFSIFILTLLFTSYKLLKNMYKGNNK; translated from the exons atgatGATACAAGctaacaaattatttttctttattaaattcTGCTCATTTTCCCTTTTAATACGGACATATCAGAATTCATATAAG acaaatatatatggaataacatatattaagaaaattgatctaaataattcattatatgTAAGAGTAGACAGATTATTACATGGAGAAAAATGTTTACATCCCCCCAATGGAAGAatacctttaaaaaaaatgtcttCAAAAAACTTTAAAGTCTCATCTGATAcatcaaataataataactatGAAGGACGGCATagaaaactaaaaaaaaaatcgtcaaaaaaggaaaaaaacgTGTCAGCATCCATTATTAAACCTAAAAAAGGATTAGATGATACATATAGTATTAAAATGGTAAAAGCATTTGATAATGAATACAAAGAAGTAAATAACCTTATGTGTAAATTTGCACAAAAATTTCCAAGGCATATTCatgttattattgtatttatatgtttcaGTATTGTTGCATTGGTGGTAGTAATGTTAATAAGTAAGGGGGATATAAAAGACCTTCATGCCACATTATCCTttccaatatttttttcaatatttattttaacactATTATTTACTTCCtataaattattgaaaaatatgtacaagggtaataataagtaa
- the PmUG01_00029200 gene encoding PIR protein, which translates to MGSFLEVLPSQRYYRKFDSLSLDYCFSEDKAKNVKPQLIDYDKNKTVYDKILKAFCFVIFSDKGEKCNEQCYNLYYWIGDKLSSVFNNKISFLNVIKILSDGFRNTSSNNKCNCIFFSDTDKENFKRMKIVHDYCEDHETIKQTLRAKNNVCSNEFQEYLQEAVSTYNNVYSECELDRSLSYCAELRKHVTGCLSKKLEDLTCELKEVSLKLEDSGGSNYRSSDGLGSTNDPSTFNSSQIFMSIFFPVVGILFISFMIYKFTPLLSCIRTQLRRKTLLGNNLDGEDTHELEEYGFMHKNLNLQRRHLNVYYHPS; encoded by the exons atggGGAGTTTTTTGGAAGTATTACCTTCGCAACGTTATTATAGAAAATTCGATTCGTTATCTCTTGATTATTGTTTTTCAGAAGATAAAGCTAAAAATGTAAAGCCTCAATTAATTGactatgataaaaataaaactgtTTATGATAAAATTCTGAAGGCTTTTTGTTTCGTGATTTTTTCTGATAAAGGTGAAAAATGTAATGAACAGTGCTATAATTTGTACTATTGGATAGGAGACAAACTCTCAAGTGtttttaataacaaaatttcatttttgaatGTTATTAAAATACTAAGTGATGGCTTTAGAAATACTTCTTCGAATAATAAATGCaactgtattttttttagtgatACTGATAAGGAGAACTTTAAAAGAATGAAGATTGTCCATGATTATTGTGAAGATCATGAGACGATTAAACAAACTCTTAGAgctaaaaataatgtttgtAGTAATGAATTTCAAGAATACCTTCAAGAAGCTGTTAGTACGTATAACAATGTTTATAGTGAATGTGAATTAGATAGATCACTATCATATTGTGCTGAACTTAGAAAACATGTTACTGGTTGCCtttctaaaaaattagaagatTTAACTTGTGAATTAAAAGAAGTGTCCTTAAAATTAGAAGATTCAGGTGGATCTAATTATCGTTCATCTGATGGATTAGGAAGTACGAATGATCCTTCTACCTTCAATTCATCTCAAATTTTCATGTcgattttttttcctgttgTAGGAATTTTGTTCATTTCCTTCATGATATATAag TTTACTCCACTATTATCTTGTATAAGAACTCAATTACGAAGAAAAACGTTACTTGGAAATAATTTGGATGGTGAGGATACACATGAATTAGAGGAATATGGGTTtatgcataaaaatttaaatttacagAGAAGacatttaaatgtatattatcaTCCTTCATAA